One Danio rerio strain Tuebingen ecotype United States chromosome 22, GRCz12tu, whole genome shotgun sequence genomic window carries:
- the mrasb gene encoding ras-related protein M-Ras — MAASSVVPGDNLPVYKLVVVGDGGVGKSALTIQFFQKIFVPDYDPTIEDSYLKHTEIDGQWAILDVLDTAGQEEFSAMREQYMRTGDGFLIVFSVTDKASFEHVDRFHQLILRVKDRESFPMVLVANKVDLVHLRKITSEQGREMASKHSITYIETSAKDPPMNVDKAFHELVRVIRQQIPERGLKKKRKGKWRADRPSASQRLHCVLL; from the exons ATGGCGGCCAGCAGCGTGGTTCCTGGGGACAATCTGCCCGTATATAAGCTGGTGGTGGTGGGCGACGGTGGCGTAGGCAAGAGCGCACTCACTATCCAGTTTTTCCAGAAGATCTTCGTGCCCGATTACGACCCTACCATTGAGGACTCCTACCTCAAGCACACTGAGATCGACGGCCAGTGGGCCATTCTGGACG TTCTGGACACAGCCGGGCAGGAGGAGTTCAGTGCGATGAGAGAGCAGTACATGAGGACAGGAGACGGTTTCCTCATCGTCTTCTCCGTCACTGATAAAGCCAGCTTTGAACATGTGGACCGTTTCCATCAGCTCATCCTCAGAGTCAAAGACag aGAGTCGTTTCCTATGGTTCTGGTGGCCAATAAAGTGGACCTGGTGCATTTACGCAAGATCACAAGTGAGCAGGGCCGAGAGATGGCCTCCAAACACAGT ATCACGTATATCGAGACGAGTGCGAAAGATCCACCAATGAATGTAGACAAAGCCTTTCACGAGCTGGTCAGAGTCATACG TCAGCAGATCCCGGAACGGGGCCTGAAGAAAAAGCGGAAAGGCAAATGGCGAGCGGACAGACCTTCGGCTTCCCAGAGGCTGCACTGCGTCTTACTGTGA